A window of the Lysinibacillus irui genome harbors these coding sequences:
- a CDS encoding sigma 54-interacting transcriptional regulator: protein MKISEPLLPFYEFIATNVSVGIHAVDLSGKTIIYNTKMKEIEGFHFDELADRSIIEMFSFRQHESTLMRVLQTGKKEINVKQSYWNKNGHEITTINDTFPLFVEGKLIGAIEFARDITSLEKLVYQPLRRYDEPLTFDMIKADSEAMKQVIENAKKAAAVKLPVLLIGESGTGKDLVAEGIHHAASPDPDAFVTLVSRRSAQSVLDKLQQLLEEDKEYTFFFERIDFLSLDIQEQLLDILQSLPQSKYMLIGSVGSDPITLIAEKKLSKSLYYFFATMAITIPNLTDRKEDILPFVEDYFSRHRERFASQVTELAPDVQELFLQYDWPGNLKELELLLDEIVSFMTTESTVTSDLLPLHFRFKVQQQDTNNREPEFFMFHQNHNVMPLDAYLREAESYYVQNVLNLYEGNITKAANALGMSRQNLQYRIRKLKKQ from the coding sequence ATGAAAATTTCTGAACCTTTACTACCTTTTTATGAGTTTATTGCAACAAATGTATCCGTTGGTATTCATGCAGTAGACCTATCTGGTAAAACAATTATTTACAACACAAAAATGAAAGAAATTGAAGGATTTCATTTTGATGAACTTGCAGATCGTTCGATTATTGAAATGTTTTCCTTCCGTCAACACGAAAGTACATTAATGCGTGTTTTACAAACAGGAAAAAAAGAAATCAATGTAAAACAATCCTATTGGAATAAAAATGGCCATGAAATTACAACAATCAATGATACTTTTCCACTTTTTGTTGAAGGTAAGCTGATTGGAGCAATCGAATTTGCTCGTGATATTACTTCTTTGGAAAAGCTTGTTTATCAACCCCTTCGTCGTTACGATGAACCCCTAACATTTGATATGATTAAAGCTGACTCTGAAGCAATGAAGCAGGTGATCGAGAACGCTAAAAAAGCTGCTGCCGTAAAATTACCTGTCTTATTAATTGGCGAATCGGGCACTGGGAAAGATTTAGTTGCTGAAGGTATTCACCATGCTGCTTCTCCGGATCCTGACGCCTTCGTAACACTCGTTAGTCGCCGCTCAGCTCAATCGGTTCTTGATAAATTACAACAGCTTTTAGAAGAAGATAAAGAGTATACCTTTTTCTTTGAACGCATAGATTTTCTGAGCTTAGACATTCAAGAGCAGCTGTTAGATATACTACAATCGCTTCCCCAGTCCAAATATATGCTGATTGGAAGTGTAGGTAGTGACCCTATTACATTGATTGCCGAGAAAAAGCTGTCAAAGTCTCTTTATTATTTCTTTGCAACAATGGCTATTACCATTCCTAATTTAACGGATCGAAAAGAAGATATTCTTCCATTTGTCGAAGATTATTTTAGTCGACATCGAGAACGATTTGCCTCACAAGTCACTGAACTTGCACCAGATGTACAAGAATTATTTTTACAATATGATTGGCCAGGTAATTTAAAGGAACTTGAGCTACTACTCGATGAAATTGTGTCCTTTATGACAACGGAGTCCACTGTTACTTCAGATTTATTGCCTTTACATTTCCGCTTCAAAGTACAACAGCAAGACACAAACAATCGAGAGCCCGAGTTCTTTATGTTTCATCAAAATCATAATGTCATGCCGCTTGATGCTTATTTGCGTGAAGCCGAATCATATTATGTGCAAAATGTCTTAAATTTATATGAGGGCAATATTACAAAGGCAGCAAATGCGCTTGGAATGAGCCGACAAAACCTACAATATCGAATTCGCAAACTAAAAAAACAATAG
- the yugI gene encoding S1 domain-containing post-transcriptional regulator GSP13 has product MVKKYELGDVLTGKVTGIQPYGAFVALDDNTQGLVHISEITYGFVKDVSEFLAVGQEVEVKILEIDEEAEKISLSMRALQDRPATVRKKDAPPRKSLQDRVDESDANGFNSLKDKLQDWIEQSGQ; this is encoded by the coding sequence ATGGTAAAAAAATATGAATTAGGAGACGTGTTGACCGGAAAAGTTACAGGTATTCAACCATACGGTGCATTTGTTGCATTAGATGACAATACGCAAGGCCTTGTGCATATTTCGGAAATAACATACGGCTTTGTGAAGGACGTTAGTGAATTTTTAGCTGTTGGGCAAGAAGTAGAGGTTAAGATACTTGAAATCGATGAAGAGGCCGAAAAGATAAGTTTATCGATGAGAGCGCTACAGGATCGCCCAGCAACAGTAAGAAAAAAAGATGCACCACCACGCAAATCATTGCAGGACCGTGTAGATGAATCGGATGCAAATGGTTTTAATTCCTTAAAAGATAAATTACAGGACTGGATTGAACAATCCGGTCAATAA
- a CDS encoding RNA polymerase sigma factor, with protein MTEAELIARAQQGDKDAYIELIRIHQRTVEKFAFQCGVHTNDLADVSQEVFVKLYRFLHQFKQDRFTTWLYKITLNATRDYYRKEQRQQAKEDKLHAQQQNAYSSAEDNVLLFEEDRHLHSAIQALDEKYRYPLVLYYFHELKYEEIAEVLNISLSTVKVRLLRAKEKLKAALMQEGSVENG; from the coding sequence TTGACGGAAGCTGAGTTAATAGCGAGGGCACAGCAAGGGGATAAAGATGCTTATATTGAACTTATCCGCATTCATCAACGAACCGTTGAAAAGTTTGCCTTTCAATGTGGTGTACATACAAATGATTTAGCTGATGTTTCACAGGAAGTATTTGTGAAACTGTATCGGTTTTTACATCAATTTAAACAGGATCGATTTACAACGTGGCTTTATAAAATCACTTTAAATGCAACACGTGATTACTATCGGAAGGAACAACGACAGCAGGCAAAAGAGGACAAACTCCATGCTCAGCAACAAAATGCCTATTCATCAGCAGAAGATAATGTACTTTTGTTCGAAGAGGACAGGCATCTACACAGTGCTATTCAAGCTCTTGATGAAAAATACCGTTATCCTCTCGTCTTGTATTATTTCCACGAATTAAAATACGAAGAAATCGCTGAAGTCTTAAATATTTCATTATCTACGGTCAAAGTGCGATTATTACGTGCGAAAGAAAAGCTAAAGGCAGCGTTAATGCAGGAGGGGAGTGTTGAAAATGGATGA
- a CDS encoding sodium-dependent transporter, with product MSSRDQFTTKIGFILAAAGSAIGLGAIWKFPYMAGTNGGSVFILLFILCTFFIGLPVLIAEFMIGRRGQKDAVTSFKEQAPGKPWYLIGWGGMVIAGLILSFYSVVGGWILSYLARAISFKLTNANSDINYADLFGTIISSPIEAVLVQGLFMLLTVVIVSAGIKGGIEKASTWMMPLLFIFFIVLVIRSLTLDGAMEGVKFMFVPDWSYFNAETFLMALGQAFFSLSVGIAVMITYASYLSKTEKIGNSAINVASMNIIISLLAGLVIFPAVFALGYTPDQGPGLVFIILPAVFEQLPLGGLFLTIFFILLLFATVTSSISMLEIVVAIAIGDKPEKRKKIAWIGGIIIFIFGIPSALSFGILSDIKILDRSIFDFVDFMTNSIGMPIGAFLISIFAGYYYTKDISRKELAASSFMFTIWFMLIRYVSPIAIFIIFIQGILPLFK from the coding sequence GTGTCATCGAGAGATCAATTTACAACTAAAATTGGGTTTATATTAGCTGCTGCAGGAAGTGCAATTGGGCTAGGGGCCATTTGGAAATTTCCTTATATGGCAGGTACAAATGGCGGCAGTGTCTTTATTTTATTATTTATTTTATGTACATTCTTTATTGGCTTACCAGTGCTCATAGCAGAGTTTATGATTGGTCGACGAGGGCAAAAAGATGCTGTTACATCATTTAAGGAACAAGCACCAGGAAAGCCTTGGTATTTAATTGGCTGGGGCGGTATGGTGATTGCGGGCCTTATTTTATCATTTTATAGTGTTGTTGGTGGATGGATTTTAAGCTACTTAGCACGCGCCATTTCGTTTAAGCTGACGAATGCTAATTCAGACATCAACTACGCTGATTTATTTGGCACTATTATTTCCAGCCCAATTGAAGCAGTGCTTGTACAAGGACTATTTATGTTGCTAACAGTGGTCATTGTGTCAGCAGGTATTAAGGGTGGAATCGAAAAAGCAAGCACATGGATGATGCCTCTACTCTTCATTTTCTTTATTGTGTTAGTGATACGCTCCTTAACTTTAGATGGAGCAATGGAAGGCGTTAAATTTATGTTTGTACCTGATTGGTCTTACTTTAACGCTGAAACGTTTTTAATGGCATTAGGACAAGCATTCTTCTCACTAAGTGTAGGTATTGCTGTAATGATTACTTATGCCTCCTACTTGTCTAAAACCGAGAAGATTGGTAACTCTGCGATTAATGTTGCATCCATGAACATTATCATCTCTTTACTAGCGGGTCTTGTTATTTTCCCTGCAGTATTTGCGCTTGGCTATACGCCCGATCAAGGGCCGGGTCTCGTATTTATTATTTTGCCAGCTGTCTTCGAGCAGTTACCTCTTGGTGGTCTTTTCTTAACAATCTTCTTTATCCTATTACTTTTTGCTACAGTCACTTCTTCCATTTCCATGTTAGAAATAGTGGTGGCCATTGCGATTGGAGACAAACCTGAAAAGCGTAAAAAGATTGCTTGGATTGGCGGCATTATCATTTTCATCTTCGGTATTCCAAGTGCGCTATCATTTGGTATATTATCCGATATAAAAATTTTAGACCGCTCTATTTTTGACTTTGTTGATTTTATGACAAACAGCATAGGCATGCCTATTGGAGCCTTTTTAATTTCTATCTTTGCAGGTTATTATTATACAAAGGATATTTCGCGTAAGGAATTGGCTGCATCTAGCTTCATGTTTACTATTTGGTTCATGTTAATTCGTTACGTTTCCCCTATTGCTATATTCATTATTTTCATTCAGGGAATCCTACCTTTATTTAAATAA
- a CDS encoding DUF1871 family protein, translating into MENIKMNQAAVHLLEEWDPFHLGPDHYDTETADVVAALQGIDDPSTLAKVIQETYEHSFEQWIPFEDCVAISYKLIAIKFEAKCII; encoded by the coding sequence TTGGAAAATATAAAAATGAATCAAGCAGCTGTCCATCTGCTAGAGGAGTGGGATCCATTCCACTTAGGTCCAGACCATTATGATACGGAAACAGCAGATGTTGTAGCGGCATTGCAAGGAATTGATGATCCTTCAACTCTTGCAAAAGTAATTCAAGAAACATATGAGCATTCGTTTGAACAATGGATACCGTTTGAAGATTGTGTAGCCATTTCTTATAAACTGATTGCGATTAAATTTGAAGCAAAATGTATTATCTAA
- a CDS encoding MalY/PatB family protein yields the protein MSIFDQTIKRRCTNSVKWDAMEKVYGLHDASDILPMWVADMDFAAPAAVSKALQQHAAQTVFGYSFIGEDAIQSIVDWQNTRHDWHIDKESIVFCNGVVAALANSIVAFTNPGDKVLISSPVYPPFFNIPKSNGREVISCPLVEKDGTYVYDFEAFEQALAQNVKAYILCNPHNPGGYVWDEATLKEIVRLCAKYDVIIISDEIHADLMIKGEKHIPLAKIAGDEINRVVTCMAPTKTFNLAGIQVSYMIVTDKKKRLQLEAINMASGQGSLNTFASVALHAAYTEGSAWLDELLTYISANMDYVKAELEQIPGIRVTKPQSTYLIWIDYRELALEEKDLMNRLLEVGKLALEPGTKYGEEGRGFLRMNVACSFETVQDGVKRFKKAFEQ from the coding sequence TTGTCTATTTTTGATCAAACTATTAAACGTCGTTGTACAAATTCCGTAAAATGGGACGCAATGGAAAAAGTTTATGGCTTACATGATGCGTCTGATATCTTGCCAATGTGGGTAGCTGATATGGATTTTGCAGCTCCAGCAGCTGTTTCAAAGGCATTACAGCAACATGCAGCACAAACTGTTTTTGGTTATAGTTTTATTGGCGAAGATGCAATCCAGTCAATCGTAGACTGGCAAAATACTCGTCATGACTGGCATATTGACAAAGAGTCTATCGTATTCTGCAATGGTGTCGTCGCTGCTTTAGCCAATAGCATTGTAGCTTTCACTAACCCTGGCGACAAAGTACTCATCTCCTCACCGGTTTATCCACCATTCTTTAACATACCGAAAAGTAATGGTCGTGAAGTTATAAGCTGTCCATTAGTTGAAAAAGATGGTACCTATGTTTATGATTTTGAAGCGTTTGAACAAGCATTAGCGCAAAATGTGAAAGCCTACATATTATGTAATCCTCACAATCCAGGGGGTTATGTATGGGATGAAGCAACTTTAAAAGAAATTGTACGACTTTGCGCTAAATACGATGTCATCATTATTTCTGATGAAATTCACGCTGATTTAATGATCAAGGGGGAAAAACACATACCTTTAGCAAAAATTGCAGGAGATGAAATTAATCGTGTTGTCACGTGTATGGCTCCCACTAAAACATTTAACTTAGCAGGAATTCAAGTTTCTTATATGATCGTGACAGATAAGAAAAAACGTTTACAACTAGAGGCAATTAATATGGCTAGTGGGCAAGGCTCACTGAATACGTTTGCCTCTGTAGCACTTCATGCCGCTTATACTGAGGGCTCAGCTTGGTTAGATGAACTACTCACATATATTTCTGCCAATATGGACTATGTAAAAGCCGAGTTAGAGCAGATTCCAGGCATTCGCGTGACGAAACCACAATCCACTTATTTAATTTGGATTGATTACAGAGAGCTAGCTCTTGAAGAAAAAGATCTTATGAATCGCTTATTAGAAGTAGGTAAGCTTGCATTAGAACCAGGGACAAAATACGGTGAAGAAGGCCGAGGCTTCCTCCGTATGAATGTAGCTTGTTCATTTGAAACCGTACAAGATGGTGTAAAACGATTTAAAAAGGCTTTTGAACAATAA
- a CDS encoding magnesium transporter CorA family protein, whose amino-acid sequence MSLAPLTIKRAYMTFLFPFAYSTNNREKIGDVLLQEGFSFFTLNNTTLEEAFYGDITIIHEELAQFFYPFLEDKLFPNEMDSPDFIRFSKAFYIQGSLQHQESRSHYDYEVMSIDVTLCPFGNGIVTVRTSMTDTPNDLSDILNFIHYFRVLEAKLREEKGASHLFSFGHCSSTSELLFKHFIPYLRPFLLHQQDHSYEGLPFFEDERMLASAYLIAEEEAEILPEHLFRLGQVDGRTPDGKPFISSTNPQYISNYVQEHAHTRWAPNSYIITSSQAQITITNKPFDKCTHSIQEFMGTHYYNLFIHYFYKMMLLKLSYEYSEIKWGKDKQVVNELIELITKFSARYYFEEVIVRTEGREISQMLRTYFRINEHYVETKETLNSLYRTQEDQSDNRSNNLLFILTVFTVVSGIYGMNLVIEGWKDSSDFESIWSYTLFEWVAFITALSGIGLSLILVFVTAFKTLQNMVRQAKRKM is encoded by the coding sequence ATGAGCTTGGCTCCATTAACGATTAAACGCGCATATATGACGTTCCTTTTTCCCTTTGCCTATTCCACTAATAATCGTGAAAAGATTGGTGATGTACTATTACAAGAAGGCTTTTCCTTTTTCACGTTGAATAACACCACTCTTGAAGAAGCATTTTATGGTGATATAACGATTATCCATGAGGAGCTTGCTCAATTTTTCTATCCCTTTTTAGAGGATAAATTATTTCCAAACGAAATGGACAGTCCTGATTTTATCCGTTTTTCAAAAGCATTCTATATACAAGGTTCCTTACAACATCAAGAAAGTCGCAGCCATTATGACTACGAGGTGATGAGTATCGATGTGACACTATGTCCCTTTGGGAATGGTATTGTCACTGTACGGACAAGCATGACAGATACCCCAAATGATCTTAGTGATATTTTGAATTTTATTCACTATTTTAGAGTGTTAGAGGCTAAGTTGCGTGAGGAAAAGGGAGCCAGTCATCTTTTTTCATTTGGCCATTGTTCATCCACAAGTGAACTATTATTTAAGCATTTCATCCCCTATTTACGGCCTTTTCTACTGCACCAACAAGATCATAGCTACGAAGGCTTACCTTTTTTTGAGGATGAGCGCATGTTAGCATCTGCTTATTTAATAGCTGAGGAAGAAGCAGAAATTTTACCTGAGCATTTATTTCGATTAGGGCAAGTGGATGGTAGGACACCAGATGGCAAGCCTTTTATATCTAGCACGAATCCTCAATATATCTCTAATTATGTGCAAGAACACGCTCATACACGATGGGCACCTAACAGTTATATTATCACCTCATCACAGGCACAAATAACGATTACAAATAAGCCTTTTGATAAATGTACTCATAGTATTCAGGAATTTATGGGTACCCATTATTACAATCTGTTCATTCATTATTTTTATAAAATGATGCTCTTAAAGCTGTCCTATGAATATAGTGAAATAAAGTGGGGCAAAGATAAACAGGTTGTCAACGAATTAATCGAGCTCATCACAAAGTTTTCTGCTCGTTATTATTTTGAAGAAGTCATTGTTCGAACAGAAGGCAGAGAAATATCTCAAATGCTGCGAACGTATTTCCGTATAAACGAGCACTATGTGGAAACGAAAGAAACATTGAACAGCTTATACCGAACACAAGAAGATCAATCAGATAATCGCAGTAATAATTTACTGTTTATCTTAACTGTATTTACTGTTGTGTCGGGTATTTACGGTATGAACTTAGTCATTGAAGGTTGGAAGGATAGCAGTGATTTTGAGAGTATATGGAGCTATACACTGTTTGAATGGGTAGCCTTTATTACCGCATTAAGTGGGATTGGCTTATCCCTAATCCTTGTTTTTGTCACTGCCTTTAAAACGCTACAAAACATGGTTCGTCAGGCTAAAAGAAAAATGTAA
- a CDS encoding peptidylprolyl isomerase: MFPQLTTDVQAGEVLVEMNTTLGAIKIKLFPEHAPKTVENFLGHAKSGYYNGIIFHRVIQDFMIQGGDPTGTGMGGESIWGNSFEDEFSDQLFNLRGALSMANAGPNTNGSQFFIVQMKHLPSDMLRQLQGAGFPEEIIEAYAQNGGTPWLDHKHTVFGHVVEGMDIVDKIADVEKDFRDKPLEDVKIESITVFE, from the coding sequence ATGTTTCCACAATTAACAACAGACGTACAAGCAGGCGAAGTGCTTGTAGAAATGAACACAACATTAGGTGCTATCAAAATTAAATTGTTCCCGGAACATGCACCAAAAACTGTTGAGAACTTTTTAGGGCATGCTAAATCAGGCTATTATAACGGCATCATTTTCCACCGTGTTATTCAAGATTTCATGATTCAAGGCGGTGACCCAACTGGTACTGGTATGGGTGGAGAATCTATTTGGGGTAATTCTTTCGAGGATGAGTTCTCTGATCAATTATTTAACCTTCGTGGTGCGCTATCAATGGCGAATGCAGGTCCAAACACAAATGGTTCTCAGTTCTTTATTGTACAAATGAAGCACCTTCCAAGTGATATGCTTCGTCAATTACAAGGAGCAGGCTTCCCAGAAGAGATTATTGAAGCTTACGCTCAAAACGGTGGTACACCTTGGTTAGACCATAAACACACAGTATTCGGCCATGTTGTAGAAGGTATGGACATTGTAGATAAAATTGCAGATGTAGAAAAGGATTTCCGTGATAAGCCATTAGAAGATGTGAAAATTGAGTCAATTACAGTCTTTGAATAA
- a CDS encoding transglycosylase domain-containing protein translates to MKKAFGFFIILLSLPALWWISTNIRTEINTAQAHEQQISQAIHLPEVQTQLPVTLKDQDGQTFSEEYVEWRQPLTLQEIPQIAQEIFITSEDADFYEHIGFDLSAIIRAVVANSNSNTTSQGGSTITQQLVRMRYLSDEKTYERKLTELFYAYELEKEFDKETILTMYLNESYFSNQVYGIGGAATYYFQKPLQELSIAEIAFIAAIPNNPSLYNPLKNFDQTKARQERLLDTLAINGAITKEDAATYKAAPITLNIKDKIQSYPMYSTYVLQELKWLVAEKEGYADRLSNTDNEEEKKAIKAQLDKRLDTLFQNGLIINTALDPTKQLHDEEKISAILGTGELQAAGAVINNQSREIVSLYAGKNYEKFDYHRAFQGTRQPGSAFKPLAVYAPFFETTAHTPDSIVNGGRYCVGSFCPQNYGGYTYGDVSIRTAFRHSYNTSALRLFQTVGVETAFHYLDRFHFRSIVEKDHNFAASLGGLTYGVTALELADAYTSFIDGSYALAHSIRKVTALDGTELYSWDTQRDQIWSPKTVKYMRELLADVVANGTGQGVYSNSSYVGAKTGTTNDYRDYWLAGLNDEYTAAVWLGYDKPQTMQKLEEYKIHHQLFNVLLE, encoded by the coding sequence ATGAAAAAGGCTTTTGGTTTTTTTATTATACTTCTTTCCCTACCGGCTCTATGGTGGATTAGTACCAACATCCGAACAGAAATCAATACAGCACAAGCACATGAACAGCAGATTTCACAGGCTATTCATTTGCCTGAAGTACAAACACAGCTACCTGTCACACTGAAAGATCAAGACGGGCAAACATTTAGTGAGGAATATGTCGAATGGCGGCAGCCACTAACCTTACAAGAAATTCCACAAATTGCCCAGGAAATATTCATCACAAGTGAAGACGCTGATTTTTATGAGCATATCGGCTTTGATTTAAGTGCAATCATAAGAGCAGTTGTTGCGAATTCGAATAGCAACACCACTTCCCAGGGAGGTAGTACGATTACACAGCAACTCGTTCGAATGCGTTATTTATCTGATGAAAAAACATACGAACGGAAATTAACAGAGCTTTTCTATGCTTATGAATTAGAAAAAGAGTTTGATAAAGAAACGATTTTAACAATGTACCTGAATGAGTCTTATTTTAGCAATCAAGTGTATGGCATTGGTGGAGCAGCTACTTATTATTTTCAAAAGCCACTCCAAGAATTATCCATTGCTGAAATAGCCTTTATTGCAGCTATTCCAAATAACCCCTCACTTTATAACCCGTTAAAAAATTTCGATCAAACTAAAGCGAGGCAGGAACGATTATTAGATACACTTGCAATAAATGGGGCTATTACAAAAGAAGATGCAGCTACCTATAAGGCTGCACCGATTACATTGAATATTAAAGATAAAATTCAAAGTTATCCAATGTACAGTACCTATGTACTCCAAGAGTTAAAATGGTTAGTTGCAGAAAAGGAAGGTTACGCCGATCGACTGAGTAATACCGATAATGAGGAAGAAAAGAAAGCAATTAAGGCACAACTAGACAAACGACTGGATACCTTATTTCAAAATGGACTAATTATTAACACGGCTCTTGATCCAACTAAGCAGCTACACGATGAAGAGAAAATATCAGCCATTCTAGGAACAGGTGAATTGCAAGCAGCAGGTGCTGTCATAAATAATCAATCGAGAGAAATTGTTAGCCTGTATGCAGGAAAAAACTATGAAAAGTTTGATTATCATCGTGCATTCCAAGGAACCCGTCAGCCAGGCTCAGCCTTTAAGCCACTAGCCGTCTATGCTCCTTTTTTTGAAACGACAGCACATACACCCGATTCAATTGTGAATGGAGGTCGTTACTGTGTTGGCTCGTTTTGTCCGCAAAACTATGGGGGCTATACCTATGGAGATGTGTCTATTCGAACAGCCTTTCGACACAGCTATAATACATCTGCATTGCGTCTCTTTCAAACAGTTGGCGTGGAAACGGCCTTCCATTACTTAGACCGTTTTCACTTCCGCTCCATTGTAGAAAAGGATCATAATTTTGCCGCTTCTTTAGGGGGGCTTACCTATGGTGTGACAGCACTAGAGCTGGCAGACGCATATACAAGCTTTATTGACGGATCTTATGCTCTAGCCCATAGCATACGGAAAGTCACTGCTTTAGATGGTACAGAACTTTATAGTTGGGATACACAGCGCGATCAAATCTGGTCTCCTAAAACCGTAAAATACATGCGGGAACTACTTGCAGATGTTGTAGCAAACGGAACGGGACAGGGTGTCTATAGTAACAGCAGCTACGTTGGTGCAAAAACTGGAACAACGAATGACTATCGTGACTACTGGCTTGCTGGACTTAATGATGAATATACTGCAGCTGTATGGTTAGGGTATGATAAGCCTCAAACGATGCAAAAGTTAGAGGAATACAAAATCCATCATCAATTATTTAATGTTTTACTTGAGTAG
- a CDS encoding DUF5366 family protein, whose amino-acid sequence MRNPYIYGYLPLITILLFSLTFGMYAVGESLQIFQSIGVYSGMREFLSDFELRVFLLIVFAIVFFMLFSALKLVGETIHELGMLFFSKDNDGATVSQARSGYIILFIGAMCSAFAIQFIYVLIGIFVITVFTYFIYLIYKMSQFMSMSSTIGLLIFELFMWTILLTLVIYVVLKLYNGILASLPFAN is encoded by the coding sequence ATGAGGAATCCATATATCTATGGTTATTTACCATTAATTACAATTTTATTGTTTAGTTTGACATTTGGCATGTATGCTGTTGGCGAATCCTTACAGATTTTTCAATCGATTGGCGTTTATTCAGGTATGCGGGAATTTTTATCTGATTTTGAATTACGTGTATTTCTCCTTATCGTTTTCGCCATTGTTTTTTTTATGTTATTTTCTGCACTTAAACTAGTAGGGGAAACGATTCATGAGTTAGGTATGCTGTTCTTTTCTAAAGACAACGATGGAGCAACTGTTAGTCAGGCTCGAAGCGGCTATATTATCTTATTTATAGGTGCAATGTGTTCGGCATTTGCCATTCAATTTATTTATGTTTTAATAGGTATTTTTGTGATTACGGTGTTTACATACTTTATTTACCTTATCTATAAAATGAGCCAATTCATGTCAATGAGCAGCACAATCGGTCTATTAATCTTTGAGCTTTTTATGTGGACTATTCTTTTAACACTTGTTATTTATGTTGTGTTGAAACTATACAATGGTATTTTGGCAAGTTTGCCGTTTGCAAATTAG